Part of the Syntrophobacterales bacterium genome, CGCATTGAGACCAACAAATATGAAGAAGGCGAGGCCGAAGCCCAGGCCGGTCAGGATCTCAGCCGATATGGTCCTGATGAATACTTTCTCGAAACCGACCTCATTAAAGAAAAGCCAATCTACGCATATTCCCGTAAATTTAGAGACGACAAGGAAAGCAACAAAAAGAGAGATTATCAGGAGAGTGCGGCCGAATCTGCGAATCATCTTTCTCCTCCGGCCCCGCTTAAAGCAAGGCGTTTATAAGAATTCACTGTTTTGGAACGGGTTATAAGGCTTATCCTTTTCCGCGAAAGGCTTATCCGCGGGAACGGATAAGTGATTCTAATCTTATGAAATAAAATATGCAAGCTGAAAACCGTTTTCCACATGTATGGTTGAAAACATATTGATAAAGTATTGATAAAATGTGGATAGAATGTGGAATTTGCGCCTCAAAGGCTTAATATTGCTTATGGAATCTGCGCCTCAAGGGCTTGCTGCCGCCTGCAGAATAACGATCTTTCAAGTTATACCCTGACGCGTTTCACTTGAGATGTCGCTTGCTGTCGCCCGCAGAATAGCGATCTGTCATATGATTTAATCTCTGCGGTTCTGATTCCCCGCCCCTTGAGGTACGCGCTTAAGGCCCAATAGTCAGTCGTAGACCGGGGGGGATACCCTCGCCCCCCCTTTACGCAGCGGGGAGGTTCATCAACTCAAAATATCACGTAATTAATTACTGTGCGTCAGACCGCGAACAATTTTCCGGATTCAAAAGAGCAGGGAACAGACCTGACGCGCGGCCTTGCCTTTCTCTGTCCATACCTCCCGCGAGAAGCGCGCCGCTCTTATTTCTTACCGAAGTATAATATTTTTAAGATATTGGTTGCTGAAGTCTATTTTGAGCTCAATCCAGAGCGGCATATGGTCGGACATCTGGAAGGTGCGCCAGTTGGTTAGATAATATTTTTGTATTTCCTTCTCCGTTTTCCCGTTTATGTATTTTTTATCGAAATATCTCTGATAAATACCCACATCTTCCGAAGGGTATATTGTCTCAGTAAAATTAAACGCGCCGGCACGCTGCTTATCTTCAGAAAATACGGTCATGTTCTTATCGAGTTTTAACTTAAAGGCGATTTGATCGTAGTATTTGGTTTTACCGAGATCCGTGGGGTGCTCCCTGATGGCGCCCGGGATATAGAAACCTTGATTCGTGAGCGCCTTCATGGTGTCGTCGCCCTGATTGAAGATATTAAAATCCCCCAGGAGAATATAGCTTTCATTCTCTTTATCGGCTCGCTTGGTCAGGAATTCCGCGACGGCTTTTATCTCCGCCACACGGCGCGGATCATTCTTTGAGGAGGTACCGTAATAAATATGCACGGTTGTCAGAATGAACCGAAACCAGCCTGCCTGAAAAGCCACGTTGAAAGGCGTGCGTGCGAATTGCAGTTTGTCTTCCCCGATCAGTTTCGTCTGCGGCAGTACCAGCTCACCGGCCATTTTTCGAAAAAAGACCTTGCGCCGGTCGAAGATAAATGCCATGCGCTCACCGCCGCCTGCCGTTCCATCGGTGCTGTCCGTCATGATATAGTCCCATCCCGGTCCCAGCAGGGCGACAAGTTTTTGCAATCCACCCAGATCGGCGGCGATCTCCTGAACGGCGACAAGATCGAAACGGCTTATAATTTCGGCTATATAGTGCAAGCTCTCGCCGCGCCTGTTGTCGCCGAACTCCCGTATATTCCATGTCGCAAGCAGAAGGGTATCCGTTGCGGTTTTTCCCGGAATCTGCCGGTCAAGTTGAGCGCGAAGAACCAACAGCTTTTCCGCGACGCGAAGCCTTTCGGCGTCGTCTGAAATTCCTTTTAGTGAGCCATAGGCAGGCATATTTTTCTCGTCTCCTTCTAATGTCTGGTGGATTTCACGCTCGCGCGGTACACGGCGAGCTCGGCGGCTCTCAGTTTCTTATGCTGCTCCCAGTCGAAGGTTTCCAGAAAATCATGTCCCGCCAGGACGCCTTCGCGGAAGAGTCCTAGTTTATCCTCCGGGCTCATATTGAAGTCAAGCCAGTTGTATCCTCCGGTGTTTATATGCGCTATCAGATCCTTATACAGCGGATTCTTGAAAATAAAGTCGTAATCCGCGTAATGGCGGAGGGCATTGATAAGCTGCCACGCGTATTGTCCGAGCTTGTCCGTCTCTTTCGCGGACCGATACTTTTTGCCCAAGCGTACACCAAGGGTCGGCGCGCGCGGAACGCCGGGCCGCTTGAACAGGTCAATAGGAAAGTTGGACAACATTCCGCCGTCCGTAAAGGAGACCTTATCGGGCAGGGTTCCGGTAAAGCTCCCCAAGCGCTTCCATTTATCACTGCTCTCCATAATCCGGGATACTCCGTCCACCGTGAAAGGCTGAAAAAAAATCGGGATAGACGCCGAGGCACGGACAAAACAGGCGGGGTTGACCTCGTCCGGCTCCTGCCAGTACATCGCCGCCATATCAGGGAATGTGACTTTTGTGCTGGTGGTGACATCGGCAGCGACAATCCTCAGGCTGGTGTCATGGTCTATGATCCTGTCCCCGGTTTCACGGTGTATCATTCCGTCCGGGAGGGACTTGATCAATCTCTGCAGATCCGCGAATGTGTGTATCTTATTCTCGGCCAGTCTATCGGAAATCCATTCATACAGTTTGTCTCCGGGGTTTAGCCCGAGTCGCCCGAATATCTGCGGAAGCGTCAGTAGTGCGCCGAAAATGATCCGCGCGGTTCGCATCTTTGCGTCCCTTTTGCCAAGCAGTTTTGAAAGCCTCTTAGCCCAAAAGCTACCGTCCACCATCTCCCCGAGGTTCATGTTGCCGATTATCGACGCAAGCCTTTCGCCTTTTGGGTCCATGCGTTCGCTGCAGCTGTACGCGAGCAGCGCGACAATCGCCCCCACGGAACTGCCGCCCATGCCAAGGAAGCGTATCCCCGCCTCCTCAAGCGCGTGTATATATCCGACCAGCGCGATCCCCAGCGTGCCGCCGCCTTCCATCACAAGGTCGACAAACTGGTATTTACGCGTACCTTCGCTCAAAATAATGTCTGAGACTGTGTAGCGCCCCTGAGCTTCTTTTTCGCGTATCTTGTCCGTAATCTGAAGGATGGATTTGTCTTTCGTCAGTTCCTGCATCGTATAACGCTCCTTTAACACCGGATAGAGGCGCTTGGAAGGCGACGCCCTTAATCGCGATGGCAATGGCGGATAGCAAACGCTCACAGACCTGCGGACAATCTCCGAGGTTTGATTGTGGGGTCTGATAACATCATAGTATATAATAATCCTTCGTTGGTCAAGATAGCGGCTTATGGCTTATGTCTTGTGTCTTTCGGTTCGTAATCCAGGTATTTCAAAATAGTATGATTTTATGGCGCCCCAGGCAGAATGATAACAGTTGCCGCCAGATATCGCAGCTGCGTGCGGCACGTTTTTATAGATGCTGCCATTTGTTGGCGTTATCGTAATAAACCGCACATTGTATTTCTTGTATTTCTTGACAAATATATCTTTATCTGGAATGATTATTCGAAAAGCAACCATATGTATACATTTCCAAAGATAAGAAAGGAGTAAGACAAGATGAACGAAAAGTCTTTGGACAACCCTTTGGATATGGAACTGACCGGGAATAAAGAGGCAACCCATGACAACCTTGGCGGAGCTTTCGAACGGAAAGGGCGAGGACGATGAGTAACAGTCCGTTGGTTTCATATGTCAAAATATCGCCAAACAGCACCAACCCGCGCAATCGAACGATATGCAAGATAACCGTGCACCACATGGCGGGAAATCTCACTATAGAGTCCTGCGGGGATGTCTTTTTTCCGACAACACATAACGCCAGCAGCAACTATGGAATCGGCTCGGACGGCCGTGTGGGAATGTATGTGGAGGAAAAAAACCGGGCGTGGACTTCGTCCAGCGCCGCGAACGACCATCAGGCTGTCACCATCGAGGTGGCAAACAGCGCGACAGGCGGCAATTGGCCTGTCAGCGACATGGCGTTGGCGACATTGATTGAACTTTGCACAGATATCTGCCGGCGAAACAACATCCCGAAATTGGTATTCACCGGAGACGCTGCGGGGAATTTTACACAGCACAACTACTTTTCCGCGACTGTATGCCCTGGGCCCTACTTAAAAGAACGCTTCCCGTACATCGCGGATGAGGTCAACAAGAAACTGTGCGCCGCGCCGCCGGCGCCTCCCTCTCCCACAGTTCCCACCGGAAGCCAGGTCATCAGGGTCCTCACTGCCTGGACAGGCAATACCGTCAAAACCATGGACGTTGAAGAATACCTTCGGGGCGTGGTTCCAAGCGAAGTCTATCCGTCGTGGAATATCGAGGCGCTGAAGGCGCAGGCGGTAGCCGCCCGGAGCATCGCTTATAAAAAGATCGAGAGTAACCACGGGAAGCCGTATGACGTTGACGACGCCA contains:
- a CDS encoding endonuclease/exonuclease/phosphatase family protein, which produces MPAYGSLKGISDDAERLRVAEKLLVLRAQLDRQIPGKTATDTLLLATWNIREFGDNRRGESLHYIAEIISRFDLVAVQEIAADLGGLQKLVALLGPGWDYIMTDSTDGTAGGGERMAFIFDRRKVFFRKMAGELVLPQTKLIGEDKLQFARTPFNVAFQAGWFRFILTTVHIYYGTSSKNDPRRVAEIKAVAEFLTKRADKENESYILLGDFNIFNQGDDTMKALTNQGFYIPGAIREHPTDLGKTKYYDQIAFKLKLDKNMTVFSEDKQRAGAFNFTETIYPSEDVGIYQRYFDKKYINGKTEKEIQKYYLTNWRTFQMSDHMPLWIELKIDFSNQYLKNIILR
- a CDS encoding patatin-like phospholipase family protein, translating into MQELTKDKSILQITDKIREKEAQGRYTVSDIILSEGTRKYQFVDLVMEGGGTLGIALVGYIHALEEAGIRFLGMGGSSVGAIVALLAYSCSERMDPKGERLASIIGNMNLGEMVDGSFWAKRLSKLLGKRDAKMRTARIIFGALLTLPQIFGRLGLNPGDKLYEWISDRLAENKIHTFADLQRLIKSLPDGMIHRETGDRIIDHDTSLRIVAADVTTSTKVTFPDMAAMYWQEPDEVNPACFVRASASIPIFFQPFTVDGVSRIMESSDKWKRLGSFTGTLPDKVSFTDGGMLSNFPIDLFKRPGVPRAPTLGVRLGKKYRSAKETDKLGQYAWQLINALRHYADYDFIFKNPLYKDLIAHINTGGYNWLDFNMSPEDKLGLFREGVLAGHDFLETFDWEQHKKLRAAELAVYRASVKSTRH
- a CDS encoding SpoIID/LytB domain-containing protein, whose protein sequence is MSNSPLVSYVKISPNSTNPRNRTICKITVHHMAGNLTIESCGDVFFPTTHNASSNYGIGSDGRVGMYVEEKNRAWTSSSAANDHQAVTIEVANSATGGNWPVSDMALATLIELCTDICRRNNIPKLVFTGDAAGNFTQHNYFSATVCPGPYLKERFPYIADEVNKKLCAAPPAPPSPTVPTGSQVIRVLTAWTGNTVKTMDVEEYLRGVVPSEVYPSWNIEALKAQAVAARSIAYKKIESNHGKPYDVDDAIAYNPDKINPRTDMAVAATHGMILTYKGMTAETAYSASNGGQTVSAKEQWGSDVPYLPAQSDPFDKNKANGHGVGMSQWGAKGRADAGQGFEAILAFYYPGTELAFVGSALPSPEKTPVEITVDNALADGVIVDREYWLNVLSGNNPANHEYIKAVFDRYHAKLK